The proteins below come from a single Solea senegalensis isolate Sse05_10M linkage group LG2, IFAPA_SoseM_1, whole genome shotgun sequence genomic window:
- the LOC122765377 gene encoding inosine-uridine preferring nucleoside hydrolase-like, producing the protein MGIGISGWKFDPCLLQFACKVSLNLSFPTVSKENTILPYVKGASPADSALRVSVYSCSSGLTSVPPTPHTQAAETSQDPLTRMKKKLLMDVDTGVDDAQAIMVALAVPNVEVLGITCCHGNTSLENVLKNTLRVLKVCNRLDIPVYRGCSQPLVAQKLHAGDFHGKDGLGDAPDPHAPGLELLQEEKAVQAIIRIVNENPGEVTLVATAPLTNLAVAVEVDPSLPEKLKALYIMGGNTESRGNITPCGEFNFVADSEAAHIVLDRYTCPTYIATWEFSCRNILPWSFCDTWLAQDSDKARFMERIFQHTREMVQTERYQKELVAGSGFNSCDSYALAAAIDNTLVTESEQVAVTVELEGKYTRGMMVLDYLDLLHKKHKVFIMKKFDLERFRQMLMHALK; encoded by the exons ATGGGGATTGGGATCAGTGGGTGGAAGTTTGATCCCTGTCTGCTCCAGTTTGCCTGCAAAGTATCCCT TAATCTTTCTTTTCCTACTGTCTCCAAAGAAAATACCATACTCCCATATGTGAAAGGAGCTTCTCCTGCTGACTCTGCATTAAGAGTCTCTGTATATTCCTGCTCCTCTGGTTTAACCAGTGTGCCGCCGACTCCCCACACTCAAGCAGCAGAAACCAGTCAGGATCCACTCACCAG gatgaagaagaagttgTTGATGGATGTGGACACTGGGGTGGATGACGCTCAGGCCATCATGGTGGCCCTGGCAGTCCCCAATGTGGAGGTCCTGGGGATCACTTGTTGCCACGGAAACACATCGCTGGAAAACGTGCTCAAGAACACGCTGCGTGTCCTGAAAGTCTGCAACAGGCTGGAC ATCCCAGTGTACCGTGGCTGCTCACAGCCTCTGGTGGCTCAGAAACTCCATGCTGGAGATTTTCATGGGAAGGACGGACTGGGAGATGCCCCAGATCCACACGCTCCAGGCCTagagctgctgcaggaggaaaaaGCTGTGCAGGCCATCATCAGGATTGTCAATGAAAATCCTGGAGAG GTGACTCTGGTTGCCACAGCACCCCTTACTAACCTGGCTGTCGCTGTTGAAGTggacccctccctccctgagAAACTGAAGGCTCTGTACATCATGGgaggaaacactgagt ccCGGGGTAATATCACACCGTGTGGAGAGTTTAACTTCGTGGCTGACTCTGAGGCCGCACACATCGTGTTGGACCGCTACACCTGCCCCACCTACATCGCCACCTGGGAGTTCAGCTGCAGGAACATCCTGCCCTGG TCTTTCTGTGACACTTGGCTGGCCCAAGACTCAGACAAGGCTCGTTTCATGGAGAGGATTTTCCAACACACCAGAGAA ATGGTCCAGACTGAGCGCTATCAGAAAGAACTGGTTGCAGGTAGTGGATTTAACTCCTGTGACTCCTACGCTTTGGCTGCAGCCATTGACAACACTCTGGTGACAGAGAGTGAACAg GTGGCTGTGACAGTGGAGCTGGAGGGGAAGTACACCCGAGGCATGATGGTGCTCGACTACTTGGACCTGCTGCACAAGAAACATAAAGTGTTCATCATGAAGAAATTTGACTTGGAGAGGTTCAGACAAATGCTGATGCACGCACTGAAATAG